The Stratiformator vulcanicus genome has a segment encoding these proteins:
- the uvrB gene encoding excinuclease ABC subunit UvrB produces the protein MPKFELVSDFAPGGDQPKAIDSLIRGLKDDKREQVLLGVTGSGKTFSIANVIQSVQRPTLVLSHNKTLAAQLYGELKEFFPNNAVSYFVSYYDYYQPEAYIPQRDIYIEKDSSINEEIDRLRLRATSSLVSRRDVIVVASVSCIYGLGSPKDYLDMMVPLIVGEEIERDDFLRKLIDIQYERKDYELSRATFRVRGDVIELWPAYEEYAYRIELWGDEVESLAVIHPTSGESLKSLQEIYVYPAKHYVLPQSSIDRAMGEIEGELNDSLEAFQREGKLLEAQRLAARTRYDVELLKEVGFCPGIENYSRALSGRKPGEPPYTLLDFFPDDFITVVDESHVTMPQIRAMFNGDQARKKVLVEHGFRLPMAMDNRPLQFDEWLGRTKQTIYVSATPGEWELERTEGEIIEQVIRPTGLIDPLIHVIAARGQVPHLLEEIKRRTERNERVLVTCLTKRLSEDLTNYMQEEGIKCQWLHSEMDAIERVQVLRELREGKFDAVVGVNLLREGLDLPEVSLVAILDADKEGFLRSETSLVQTIGRSARNVNAEVILYADKVTESMRLAIEETNRRREKQLAYNKTHGITPATIKKAIRRGIEDEIEARQIVQKAAGTTDETQYVTQEYISELEAEMLAAAQNLEFERAAQLRDRIEQLKQQIGQPLEAESSRSNDRSGGRGRKGRRRGGGSRRSVPKPSRGE, from the coding sequence AGACGACAAGCGCGAGCAGGTGCTACTCGGGGTCACCGGATCGGGTAAGACGTTCTCGATCGCGAATGTCATTCAAAGCGTGCAACGGCCGACGTTAGTTCTTTCACACAACAAAACTCTTGCCGCGCAGCTCTACGGGGAGCTTAAAGAGTTTTTCCCGAATAATGCGGTCAGCTATTTCGTCAGCTATTATGACTACTATCAGCCGGAGGCCTATATCCCGCAGCGGGATATCTATATCGAAAAAGACTCTTCGATTAATGAAGAAATTGATCGGCTCCGGCTCCGGGCGACAAGTTCGCTAGTCAGTCGCCGTGACGTGATCGTCGTCGCGAGCGTCAGTTGCATCTACGGCCTCGGTTCGCCGAAAGATTATCTCGACATGATGGTCCCGCTCATCGTCGGCGAGGAGATCGAGCGAGACGACTTTCTGCGCAAATTAATCGACATTCAATATGAGCGCAAAGACTATGAACTCTCGCGGGCGACATTCCGAGTCCGCGGAGACGTTATCGAACTGTGGCCCGCGTACGAAGAATACGCCTATCGAATTGAATTGTGGGGCGACGAGGTCGAATCGTTGGCGGTGATTCATCCCACCTCTGGCGAGTCGCTAAAATCGCTTCAAGAAATTTATGTCTATCCGGCCAAGCATTATGTGTTGCCGCAAAGCAGCATTGATCGGGCGATGGGGGAAATCGAAGGCGAGTTGAATGATTCACTCGAGGCGTTCCAGAGAGAGGGCAAGCTCCTTGAAGCCCAGCGACTGGCGGCCCGCACGAGGTACGACGTCGAATTACTAAAAGAAGTCGGCTTTTGCCCGGGCATTGAAAATTACAGCCGCGCACTGTCCGGCCGAAAGCCGGGAGAGCCGCCCTATACACTACTCGACTTTTTCCCGGACGATTTCATCACGGTGGTCGATGAGTCGCATGTGACGATGCCTCAAATCCGCGCCATGTTTAACGGCGATCAAGCGCGAAAAAAAGTTTTGGTCGAGCACGGGTTTCGGCTCCCGATGGCCATGGACAACAGGCCGTTGCAGTTTGACGAATGGCTCGGTCGCACCAAACAGACGATCTATGTCTCGGCAACTCCCGGGGAATGGGAACTTGAACGAACTGAAGGCGAAATCATCGAGCAGGTGATTCGTCCGACGGGACTGATCGACCCCTTAATTCACGTCATTGCAGCCCGCGGACAGGTACCGCATTTACTGGAAGAGATTAAAAGGCGGACCGAGCGAAATGAACGTGTCCTGGTCACCTGTTTGACGAAACGGCTTTCCGAGGACCTGACCAACTATATGCAGGAAGAAGGGATTAAATGTCAGTGGCTGCATTCAGAAATGGACGCGATTGAACGGGTGCAGGTACTGCGGGAACTTCGCGAAGGAAAGTTCGACGCCGTGGTCGGCGTCAACCTGCTGCGAGAAGGCCTCGACCTGCCGGAAGTCTCGCTTGTCGCAATTCTTGACGCCGATAAAGAAGGGTTCTTGAGAAGCGAGACCAGTCTGGTACAGACCATCGGCCGCTCGGCTCGCAACGTCAATGCCGAGGTCATTCTCTACGCCGACAAGGTGACCGAGAGTATGCGGCTGGCGATTGAAGAGACAAACCGTCGGCGTGAAAAGCAGTTGGCCTATAACAAAACGCACGGCATCACACCCGCCACCATCAAGAAAGCAATTCGTCGCGGCATTGAGGACGAAATTGAGGCGCGGCAGATCGTCCAGAAGGCAGCTGGAACCACAGACGAAACTCAATACGTCACCCAGGAATATATCAGCGAGCTCGAGGCCGAGATGCTCGCGGCGGCTCAGAATTTGGAATTCGAGCGGGCGGCACAGTTGCGAGATCGCATCGAGCAACTTAAACAGCAGATCGGGCAACCGCTGGAGGCCGAATCGTCGCGTTCGAACGATCGCTCAGGGGGGCGCGGTCGAAAGGGCAGGCGACGCGGAGGGGGCAGCCGTCGATCGGTTCCGAAACCTTCGCGGGGCGAATGA
- the murG gene encoding undecaprenyldiphospho-muramoylpentapeptide beta-N-acetylglucosaminyltransferase translates to MTLISLPATPIRVELGPTFLFAGGGSGGHLMPGLAVAHQIRASLPHSRIIFVGSGRAIESTVLAHSGFEHLSLPLEPSTSLRGNPVRFAYKNGKALQAAVRLLREKSPAAVIGLGGYASVPLVAAASMTGVRRILMEQNIVPGRATSWLSRTASLVCTSFEETAELLPRSVATQCTGNPVDQTVAALHAQSFGRSRTSILVLGGSQGARGVNQLALVAAERLRDRLAGWRIIHQTGSADVEMVRDRYQTLGIDAEVRAFFNDLPEHYRSAGFAVTRAGATSLAELACAAVPAICIPYPGAIRDHQTKNALHLAKYGAADVISERSETATGAITAAMERLLSDAAKRRKMAAAMAKLARPNASQRVCEAILDTAAARHAA, encoded by the coding sequence ATGACGTTGATCTCTCTGCCGGCGACTCCGATCCGAGTTGAACTGGGTCCGACGTTCCTATTCGCTGGCGGCGGCAGCGGGGGCCATTTGATGCCGGGGCTCGCGGTGGCGCATCAAATTCGAGCATCGCTGCCGCACTCCCGAATCATCTTCGTCGGCTCCGGTCGCGCGATCGAATCGACCGTTTTGGCACATTCCGGGTTCGAACATCTTTCGCTTCCGCTCGAACCGTCGACCTCGCTACGCGGAAATCCGGTTCGCTTCGCCTACAAGAATGGAAAAGCGTTACAGGCGGCCGTTCGGTTGCTACGCGAGAAATCGCCGGCGGCGGTGATCGGGCTCGGCGGTTACGCTTCGGTCCCGCTCGTTGCCGCGGCTTCTATGACGGGAGTCCGGCGGATACTCATGGAGCAAAACATCGTGCCCGGCCGCGCGACAAGTTGGCTCAGCCGGACAGCCAGCCTCGTTTGCACGTCGTTTGAGGAGACCGCCGAACTACTGCCGCGGTCGGTCGCCACGCAATGCACAGGAAATCCTGTTGATCAAACTGTCGCCGCGCTGCACGCTCAGTCGTTTGGTCGATCTCGCACGTCGATATTGGTACTGGGAGGAAGTCAGGGGGCTCGTGGGGTCAACCAGTTGGCGCTCGTGGCCGCCGAACGGCTCAGAGATCGGCTCGCCGGTTGGAGAATCATTCATCAGACCGGGTCGGCTGATGTGGAGATGGTCCGCGATCGTTATCAGACATTGGGCATCGACGCCGAAGTGCGAGCATTCTTTAATGACTTGCCCGAACATTATCGGTCCGCCGGATTTGCCGTAACGCGGGCCGGGGCGACCAGTCTGGCCGAACTGGCCTGCGCGGCAGTGCCTGCGATTTGTATCCCGTACCCCGGTGCGATTCGCGACCATCAAACGAAAAACGCATTGCATCTGGCGAAATACGGCGCGGCTGACGTCATCTCGGAGCGGTCGGAGACTGCAACCGGCGCGATCACTGCCGCGATGGAGCGGCTGCTCAGCGATGCGGCGAAGCGTCGCAAAATGGCGGCTGCCATGGCGAAACTCGCACGACCGAATGCCAGTCAGCGAGTCTGTGAGGCGATACTCGATACCGCGGCTGCCCGGCACGCGGCATGA
- a CDS encoding FtsW/RodA/SpoVE family cell cycle protein translates to MALRPEARVMICAAAILVAGGMLFVQSASITSRPTDREEAYLWRHAAQFCIGLVGGVAAALLPPKWWFRLSPFAFAAVAVLLLLVLVPGIGTEVNAARRWFRFAGVSLQPSELAKLVLPLMTAFLIAQRSRMKVPQLLRGPLLMVPAGVLIPLVFLEPDLGTSLFLAIGLAVLIFAAGAPLWRFALFGSAVIPAAIALAMLRPYQWERITGFLKAWADPQSAPYQLRQSLITLGSGGWTGTGLGRGWQKLSFLPEPNTDFVFAVLGEELGLVGTLGLIATWMVLFVSGLKLLSRPGIGRFRRLVGVTLLCQLALQATINAGVATALLPSKGIPHPFLSYGGSNLVVSLTALGMIVSMAGLERVKTTRSEDAELSAEPEMLTGPHWQRVAIPAHSGVGR, encoded by the coding sequence ATGGCTCTCCGTCCCGAAGCTCGTGTCATGATCTGCGCCGCGGCGATTCTTGTCGCCGGCGGAATGCTATTCGTGCAGAGTGCGAGTATCACGTCGCGTCCGACGGACCGCGAAGAGGCCTATCTCTGGCGACACGCGGCTCAGTTTTGCATCGGTTTGGTCGGAGGAGTCGCCGCCGCCCTGCTGCCGCCGAAGTGGTGGTTTCGTCTCAGTCCATTCGCCTTTGCCGCGGTCGCAGTGCTCCTGCTGCTGGTTCTGGTGCCCGGGATCGGAACCGAGGTCAATGCGGCCCGCCGTTGGTTCCGATTCGCTGGCGTCTCGCTTCAGCCATCCGAGCTGGCGAAATTAGTGCTTCCATTGATGACGGCGTTTCTCATCGCGCAGCGATCGCGAATGAAAGTTCCTCAATTGCTTCGCGGCCCGCTACTCATGGTGCCGGCCGGGGTGTTGATACCGCTCGTATTCTTGGAGCCTGATCTCGGGACATCGTTGTTCTTGGCGATCGGCTTGGCGGTGCTTATTTTCGCAGCCGGAGCCCCCTTGTGGCGGTTCGCCCTGTTCGGCTCGGCAGTCATCCCGGCGGCCATCGCGCTGGCTATGCTTCGGCCCTATCAGTGGGAACGAATCACAGGCTTCTTGAAAGCCTGGGCTGATCCGCAATCAGCCCCCTATCAACTTCGGCAGTCGCTGATCACCTTGGGATCGGGGGGATGGACCGGCACCGGCTTAGGCCGTGGTTGGCAAAAGCTCAGTTTCCTGCCGGAGCCGAATACCGATTTCGTGTTTGCCGTCCTTGGTGAAGAACTCGGCCTCGTCGGGACGCTCGGTCTCATCGCGACTTGGATGGTGCTGTTCGTGTCGGGGCTGAAATTGCTCTCCCGACCGGGGATCGGTCGGTTTCGCCGATTGGTCGGCGTCACATTGCTGTGCCAACTCGCATTGCAGGCCACGATTAACGCCGGGGTTGCAACAGCGCTGCTTCCCTCGAAAGGCATTCCGCATCCGTTTCTGAGTTACGGGGGCAGCAACCTCGTCGTCAGTTTGACCGCCTTGGGGATGATCGTCTCGATGGCGGGGCTCGAACGGGTCAAGACGACACGCAGCGAAGATGCCGAACTGTCCGCCGAGCCTGAAATGCTGACCGGACCGCACTGGCAACGTGTCGCCATTCCCGCTCACTCGGGAGTTGGCCGATGA
- a CDS encoding DUF502 domain-containing protein produces MANSNDEQPEQQTSKSIGSSGVGWLVRTLMGGAAFILPIVVLLAIFQYIYFLINSYFIDPLLKLVLPKSAEDTALAYWAPLLSIVAAVAFLFLMGLLARLRLQKLMNWFFEKIPGISTLYTAIRDTVHAMTGRPGLADVDTVVLVPFPQPETRMAGYLMTKSKQPDGSSLVAVYVPLVLFPPSGYTLILPEEKIVYTDWPTKDVWKLLMSGGLTLPPTIPYQPEDGTSKTYETSGRPAVDHQDDGST; encoded by the coding sequence ATGGCAAACAGCAATGACGAACAACCCGAACAGCAGACTTCGAAATCCATCGGAAGCAGTGGCGTCGGTTGGCTCGTGAGAACGTTGATGGGTGGGGCGGCATTTATCCTGCCGATCGTCGTTCTGCTGGCAATTTTCCAATACATCTATTTTCTGATCAATTCGTACTTCATCGATCCGCTGCTCAAGCTGGTGCTGCCCAAGAGCGCGGAAGACACGGCGTTGGCCTATTGGGCGCCGTTGCTGTCGATCGTGGCAGCGGTCGCGTTTCTATTTCTGATGGGACTGCTCGCGCGGCTGCGGCTGCAAAAGCTGATGAACTGGTTCTTCGAAAAGATTCCGGGCATTTCGACGCTGTACACAGCCATTCGGGACACCGTCCATGCCATGACGGGGAGACCTGGCCTGGCTGATGTCGATACCGTCGTGCTGGTCCCGTTTCCTCAACCGGAGACGCGGATGGCCGGCTATCTGATGACGAAGTCGAAGCAACCCGACGGCAGTTCGCTCGTCGCCGTCTACGTACCACTGGTCTTGTTTCCGCCATCCGGTTACACGTTGATCCTTCCAGAAGAGAAAATTGTGTATACCGACTGGCCGACAAAAGACGTCTGGAAATTACTGATGTCAGGCGGCCTCACCCTTCCCCCGACGATCCCATATCAACCCGAAGACGGGACGTCAAAAACCTACGAAACCAGTGGCAGACCTGCCGTCGATCACCAGGACGATGGCAGTACGTAG
- a CDS encoding sulfurtransferase — protein sequence MMSSSESTQPPEGLPIANIAAYKFVSITGLAERRSMLRERCKDLGLKGTILLSPEGINLFLAGRRSPVSEFVNEIQIDAEIGELDVKWSYSESQPFSRTLVKVKQEIIAFGVDGIAPGRSTSPKLPAKELKQWLDEGRPITLLDTRNDYEVRLGTFEGAVPIGVDHFRDFPAAVEELPEEMKDQPVVMFCTGGIRCEKAGPMMEQAGFRSIFQLEGGILKYFEECGDAHYDGDCFVFDQRVAVDPDLRETDTKQCFSCQAPLTLEEQQSELYEPPVSCPHCHESSQEKMQRLLRYREEQMKVIASPLPGSKPYELRRPMQIAAKHAGRALRDVLIEMFPGVSTKEWDDRFRLGRIVFGNETVLPDRIVTAGERYENVKPEAVEPNVNADIRFLYEDDAIVVVDKPAPLPMHPCGRFQRNSLTYLLNELYAPQVVRIVHRLDANTTGVVVLARTRDVARKLQPQFARGEVEKTYIAHVHGHPPSDEFTCDAPIGSGSVEAGAREIDESGLASLTRFQVRDRFSDGTALVEAMPETGRTNQIRLHLWHLGHPIIGDPTYQQDGVRENRQTLSVDEPPMRLHAVELRLRHPTTGTPIRFESALSKSMGSNTSL from the coding sequence ATGATGAGCTCATCGGAGTCGACGCAGCCCCCCGAAGGGCTCCCGATCGCCAATATTGCCGCCTACAAATTCGTGTCGATCACCGGATTGGCCGAACGACGGTCGATGTTGCGCGAGCGATGCAAGGACCTCGGCCTTAAGGGGACGATTCTGCTCAGTCCGGAGGGCATTAATCTGTTCCTCGCCGGGCGTCGTTCGCCTGTCAGTGAGTTCGTCAACGAAATTCAGATAGATGCCGAGATCGGTGAACTCGACGTGAAGTGGAGTTACAGCGAGAGCCAGCCATTCAGCCGGACGCTTGTGAAGGTCAAGCAAGAGATTATCGCCTTCGGCGTCGACGGAATCGCCCCCGGCCGCAGCACCTCGCCCAAGCTCCCGGCGAAAGAACTTAAGCAGTGGCTCGACGAAGGTCGACCGATCACCCTGCTCGACACGCGGAACGACTACGAGGTCCGGCTCGGCACTTTCGAAGGGGCCGTCCCGATCGGCGTTGACCACTTCCGCGACTTCCCCGCAGCCGTCGAGGAGCTGCCGGAGGAAATGAAGGATCAGCCGGTCGTCATGTTCTGCACCGGCGGCATCCGGTGCGAAAAAGCGGGGCCGATGATGGAGCAGGCCGGCTTCCGCAGCATCTTCCAACTCGAGGGAGGCATCCTCAAATACTTCGAGGAATGCGGCGATGCGCATTACGACGGCGACTGCTTTGTGTTCGACCAGCGCGTCGCCGTTGACCCGGATTTGCGTGAAACCGACACGAAACAATGTTTTTCGTGTCAGGCGCCGCTGACTTTGGAGGAGCAGCAGTCGGAGCTTTATGAGCCGCCGGTGTCGTGTCCGCACTGTCATGAGTCGTCGCAGGAGAAGATGCAGCGATTACTTCGCTACCGCGAAGAACAGATGAAAGTCATCGCCTCGCCCCTGCCGGGAAGCAAGCCGTACGAGCTGCGCCGCCCGATGCAAATCGCCGCGAAACATGCCGGGCGGGCCTTGCGAGACGTTCTGATCGAGATGTTCCCGGGCGTTTCGACCAAAGAGTGGGACGATCGATTTCGCTTGGGTCGCATTGTGTTTGGCAATGAAACAGTCCTCCCCGACCGCATTGTCACGGCGGGCGAGCGGTACGAAAACGTGAAGCCGGAGGCGGTCGAGCCGAACGTGAATGCCGACATTCGCTTTCTCTACGAAGACGACGCGATCGTCGTGGTCGACAAGCCCGCCCCGCTGCCCATGCACCCGTGCGGGCGATTCCAGCGCAACTCGCTCACCTATCTGCTCAATGAGCTTTACGCCCCCCAGGTGGTCCGCATCGTTCACCGGCTCGATGCCAATACCACCGGCGTCGTCGTGCTCGCCCGCACAAGAGATGTGGCCCGCAAGCTGCAACCGCAGTTCGCGCGAGGCGAAGTCGAAAAGACGTACATCGCTCATGTACATGGTCACCCGCCAAGTGACGAATTTACCTGCGATGCCCCCATCGGCAGCGGCTCCGTTGAAGCGGGGGCCCGTGAAATCGATGAATCCGGCCTCGCCTCTCTGACCCGTTTCCAAGTCCGCGACCGCTTCTCCGACGGTACGGCTCTTGTCGAAGCGATGCCCGAAACGGGCCGCACCAATCAGATCCGGCTCCACCTGTGGCACTTGGGCCACCCGATCATCGGCGACCCAACTTATCAACAGGATGGCGTCCGAGAGAACCGGCAGACGCTATCGGTTGATGAACCACCGATGCGGCTGCACGCGGTCGAACTGCGCCTCCGGCATCCGACTACTGGCACGCCGATCCGATTTGAATCCGCGTTGTCGAAGTCCATGGGCAGCAATACGAGTCTCTGA
- the dnaE gene encoding DNA polymerase III subunit alpha: MPESRPFAHLHCHTHYSLLDGMTQIPDLVRSTKEMGMNAVAITDHGNMYGAREFYSECRANDINPIVGMEAYIAPRSRKERGGASRVKEASFHLTLLAMNRQGFQNLVKLSSLAYLEGFYYKPRIDKEILEEMGEGLICLSGCAAGELSHYILGERQDEATELVRWYERVFGDRFYMEIQDSGTEIQRMCKEGTVDLAQKLGFPLVATNDAHYLCEHDANAHDVLLCVNTHAQRGDTNRMKMETEQFFVRSPEDMYAAFPGFEDAVARSQEIADRCDIQLEENPKYYPVFTPPDQKTDTEYLREVCEEALVWRYGEGYDQKYQDRLDLELGVIEHMGYSSYFLIVWDFVQFAKKNDIPCTARGSASGAIVTYLLGLSDHCPIEFGLLFERFLDKSRKEPPDIDIDFCRDRRQLVIDYTKEKYGEQCVAQIGTFGTLKAKAVVRDVGRALGVPLPRVNEIAKMVPDTLGIKLKDAVNETAELKQAYDSDPQIKELIEIAYRLEGLARSAGTHAAGVVVADQPLMELLPLQVITGKADIITQWDGPTVEDAGLLKMDFLGLRNLTILDKAVKNVKQHRGVEIVPHLLPLEDEQTYQLLQRGETKGIFQLESGGMRDLLTKMKPDSFNDIIATSALYRPGPLEGGMVMDYVNVKNGRQEPAKVHPLVDEVLEETYGVMVYQEQVMQILNRVGGLELASAYRCIKAISKKKLKIIADFREEYVSGAKKQGIDERVAVDLFELIEKFAGYGFNKSHSTAYAAIAYQTAYLKAHYPEEFMAALLSCGMESSDRINEHVDDARRMKIEVLPPDVNTSDVEFSVVVVDKGAEGERRVITFGMGAIKGIGENVVQAIVDERTANGPFTDIFDLTERVDPKVLTKGMLEILVKAGALDSLGGTRAQYFLVVERAVQASIQRAKDKAAGQKNLFGGDDEPDGEEETASMSLPETPDWGRAQKLAAEKEVLGFYLTSHPLAEAGDRVKKYSTHDIKHLADLDDGAEVLIGGMVGAIKYAQTKKPSRNGHSKYVNFDFEDESMTVRCIMWPEEFHRYGEQVKAEEIFYLRGRVDRRGREPNIIVNKLLTLDDAEREFTAQVVVRFRKGLHEQRQLTAARDALQRFPGETDIVILVESADPADPDAVVRYRLMTPGYLRVTANAMLRRELTDILGEEFVRFHSPSKRRVSDSGSNGQGRTGDAA, encoded by the coding sequence ATGCCTGAGTCTCGGCCCTTTGCCCACCTGCACTGCCATACGCACTACAGCCTGCTCGACGGGATGACGCAGATCCCCGATCTGGTGCGGTCGACTAAAGAGATGGGCATGAATGCCGTGGCGATCACTGACCACGGCAATATGTATGGGGCTCGAGAGTTTTACTCGGAGTGCCGGGCGAACGACATCAACCCGATCGTCGGCATGGAAGCGTATATCGCACCACGTTCACGCAAAGAGAGGGGGGGCGCCAGCCGGGTCAAAGAAGCGAGCTTTCACCTCACACTGTTGGCGATGAATCGGCAGGGCTTCCAGAATTTGGTGAAGCTCTCGTCGCTCGCCTATCTGGAAGGCTTCTATTATAAGCCGCGGATCGACAAAGAGATTCTCGAAGAGATGGGCGAGGGGTTGATCTGCCTGTCGGGCTGTGCGGCGGGCGAGCTGTCGCATTACATCCTCGGCGAGCGGCAGGACGAAGCGACGGAGCTCGTCCGCTGGTATGAGCGGGTCTTCGGCGACCGCTTCTACATGGAAATTCAAGACAGCGGCACCGAGATTCAACGCATGTGTAAGGAGGGGACGGTCGACCTCGCCCAAAAGCTCGGCTTCCCGCTCGTCGCCACGAATGATGCCCACTACCTCTGTGAGCACGATGCCAACGCGCATGACGTCTTACTATGCGTGAACACGCACGCGCAACGCGGCGATACGAATCGCATGAAAATGGAGACGGAACAATTCTTCGTCCGCTCTCCCGAAGACATGTACGCCGCCTTTCCGGGCTTCGAGGACGCCGTCGCCCGAAGTCAGGAAATCGCCGATCGCTGTGACATTCAGCTTGAAGAGAACCCGAAGTATTACCCGGTCTTCACGCCGCCGGATCAGAAGACAGACACCGAATACCTCCGCGAAGTCTGCGAAGAAGCGCTCGTATGGCGATACGGCGAGGGCTACGACCAGAAGTATCAGGACCGGCTCGATCTTGAACTCGGCGTGATCGAGCATATGGGCTATTCGAGCTACTTCTTAATTGTGTGGGACTTCGTTCAATTCGCGAAGAAGAACGATATTCCCTGCACGGCTCGCGGATCGGCTTCCGGGGCGATCGTTACCTATCTCTTAGGCTTAAGTGACCACTGTCCGATTGAATTCGGACTGCTGTTTGAACGATTCTTGGATAAGAGCCGCAAAGAGCCGCCCGATATCGATATCGATTTCTGTCGAGACCGTCGGCAGCTCGTCATCGATTACACGAAAGAGAAATACGGCGAGCAGTGCGTTGCGCAAATCGGCACCTTCGGCACATTAAAAGCAAAGGCAGTCGTCCGCGATGTCGGCCGTGCCCTCGGTGTGCCGCTGCCGCGCGTCAATGAAATTGCGAAAATGGTCCCGGATACACTGGGGATTAAATTAAAAGATGCGGTCAACGAGACGGCCGAACTGAAGCAGGCTTATGACAGTGATCCGCAAATTAAAGAGCTGATCGAGATCGCATATCGGCTCGAAGGCCTTGCCCGCAGCGCCGGAACACACGCGGCGGGCGTGGTGGTCGCCGACCAGCCATTAATGGAGTTGCTGCCGCTGCAGGTGATCACGGGCAAGGCAGACATCATCACGCAATGGGATGGCCCCACCGTCGAAGACGCCGGCCTTCTTAAGATGGACTTTCTCGGCCTGCGGAACCTGACGATTCTCGACAAAGCCGTGAAAAATGTGAAGCAGCACCGCGGTGTTGAAATCGTGCCGCACCTGCTTCCGCTTGAAGATGAACAGACTTACCAACTTCTCCAACGGGGCGAGACGAAAGGCATCTTCCAGTTAGAGTCGGGAGGAATGCGCGACCTACTGACAAAAATGAAGCCCGACTCGTTTAACGATATCATCGCCACCAGCGCGCTGTACCGTCCCGGCCCGCTTGAGGGCGGGATGGTGATGGATTACGTCAACGTGAAGAACGGCCGACAGGAACCGGCCAAGGTCCATCCTCTTGTCGACGAGGTCCTGGAAGAGACCTACGGCGTGATGGTGTACCAGGAACAGGTGATGCAGATTCTGAACCGCGTCGGCGGTCTGGAACTGGCCAGTGCGTATCGCTGCATTAAGGCGATCTCAAAGAAAAAATTAAAAATTATCGCCGACTTCCGAGAGGAATATGTCAGCGGAGCAAAAAAGCAGGGGATTGACGAAAGAGTCGCGGTCGACCTGTTTGAATTGATTGAGAAGTTCGCGGGCTACGGTTTTAACAAATCACACAGCACGGCTTATGCGGCGATTGCGTATCAGACGGCTTACCTGAAGGCTCATTATCCCGAAGAGTTTATGGCCGCACTGCTCTCCTGCGGGATGGAGAGTAGCGATCGAATTAATGAGCACGTCGACGATGCGCGACGGATGAAGATCGAAGTGCTGCCGCCCGATGTGAATACGTCTGACGTCGAGTTCAGCGTAGTCGTCGTCGACAAAGGGGCGGAAGGCGAACGCCGGGTGATCACATTCGGCATGGGGGCCATCAAGGGCATCGGCGAAAACGTGGTGCAAGCGATCGTCGACGAACGGACGGCAAACGGCCCATTCACAGACATTTTTGATTTGACGGAGCGAGTCGACCCGAAGGTGCTAACGAAAGGCATGTTGGAGATTCTTGTGAAAGCCGGCGCTCTCGATTCACTTGGAGGAACGCGGGCTCAATATTTTCTGGTCGTCGAACGAGCCGTCCAGGCGTCGATTCAGCGAGCCAAGGACAAAGCCGCCGGTCAGAAGAACCTGTTTGGTGGCGACGACGAGCCGGACGGGGAAGAAGAAACGGCGTCCATGTCCCTGCCCGAAACGCCCGACTGGGGCCGGGCGCAGAAGCTCGCGGCCGAGAAAGAAGTCCTCGGGTTCTACCTCACATCCCACCCACTCGCTGAAGCGGGGGATCGAGTCAAGAAATACTCCACGCACGACATTAAGCACCTGGCGGACCTTGATGACGGAGCCGAAGTGCTGATCGGCGGCATGGTCGGCGCAATCAAGTATGCCCAAACCAAAAAACCCAGTCGCAACGGACATTCCAAGTACGTCAACTTCGACTTCGAAGACGAGTCAATGACCGTCCGCTGCATCATGTGGCCGGAAGAATTCCACCGATACGGCGAACAGGTGAAGGCCGAGGAAATCTTCTACCTGCGTGGTCGGGTGGACCGACGGGGTCGAGAGCCGAACATTATCGTCAACAAATTGCTGACGCTTGATGATGCCGAGCGGGAATTCACGGCGCAGGTCGTCGTGCGTTTCCGCAAAGGGCTACATGAGCAGCGGCAATTGACCGCCGCTCGCGACGCCTTGCAACGATTTCCCGGTGAGACCGACATTGTGATCCTTGTCGAATCGGCCGACCCGGCCGACCCTGATGCGGTCGTTCGATATCGATTGATGACCCCCGGCTATCTGCGGGTCACCGCGAATGCGATGCTGCGAAGGGAACTGACGGACATCCTCGGCGAGGAATTTGTGCGATTTCATTCGCCATCGAAACGTCGCGTGAGCGACTCGGGTAGCAATGGGCAGGGACGCACGGGCGATGCAGCCTGA